The Lysobacter enzymogenes genome window below encodes:
- a CDS encoding alpha/beta hydrolase family protein: MFRAVPRSWLATPLRYAAVLLLALGLAAPAAAAPPKRFDLPPTTGPYQVASFTLHLIDRSRTDRFVGGAREYMVTVTYPVARNAHGPRAPWLEPVLVPEWSATLQGYGFVPGAVDWGSARRPALRNAPLLRHPHGWPVVLFSPGLQFFRELYSSMTDDLASHGYVVASMTHTHEAFYAAFPGGRVVRGQDLVETVESTQMWLDTRVGDARYLLDALALSDRGFYPGAGAGRLPAGWRGGLDLSRIGFFGHSYGGTTAAETMFFDRRVDAGLDFDGRLSTTYGPPQDLPYGPTRAARFGLDRPFLLIGAQGHTHLDSFDPSWPQFWSNQRGWKRDVHLPLGAHFTFSDFPAILPQLGDAVPADFAAGTYGTLPEAEAVAGTRAYARAFFDLHLKGRPTRLFETGSPAYPNFQPVP, from the coding sequence ATGTTCCGCGCCGTCCCTCGTTCCTGGCTCGCTACGCCGTTGCGTTACGCCGCTGTGTTGCTGTTGGCGCTCGGCCTCGCCGCGCCCGCAGCCGCCGCGCCGCCCAAGCGCTTCGATCTGCCGCCGACCACCGGCCCGTACCAGGTCGCCAGCTTCACCCTGCATCTGATCGACCGTTCGCGCACCGACCGCTTCGTCGGCGGCGCGCGCGAGTACATGGTGACCGTGACCTATCCGGTCGCGCGCAACGCGCACGGCCCGCGCGCGCCGTGGCTGGAGCCGGTGCTGGTGCCGGAATGGAGCGCCACCCTGCAAGGCTACGGCTTCGTGCCGGGCGCGGTGGACTGGGGCAGCGCGCGCCGGCCGGCGCTGCGCAACGCGCCGCTGCTGCGCCATCCGCACGGTTGGCCGGTGGTGCTGTTCTCGCCGGGCCTGCAGTTCTTCCGCGAGCTCTACAGTTCGATGACCGACGATCTGGCCAGCCACGGTTATGTGGTCGCATCGATGACCCACACCCACGAAGCGTTCTACGCCGCGTTTCCCGGCGGCCGCGTGGTGCGCGGGCAGGATCTGGTGGAAACCGTCGAATCGACCCAGATGTGGCTGGACACGCGCGTCGGCGATGCGCGTTATCTGCTCGACGCGCTGGCCTTGTCCGACCGCGGCTTCTATCCCGGCGCTGGCGCCGGCCGCTTGCCGGCGGGTTGGCGCGGCGGCCTGGACCTGTCGCGGATTGGTTTCTTCGGCCATTCCTACGGCGGCACCACCGCGGCGGAAACCATGTTCTTCGATCGCCGCGTCGATGCCGGCCTGGATTTCGACGGCCGCCTGTCGACCACCTACGGCCCGCCGCAGGACCTGCCGTACGGGCCGACCCGGGCCGCGCGTTTCGGCCTGGACCGGCCGTTCCTGTTGATCGGCGCGCAAGGGCATACCCATCTGGATTCGTTCGATCCGTCGTGGCCGCAGTTCTGGAGCAACCAGCGCGGCTGGAAGCGCGATGTGCACCTGCCGCTCGGCGCGCATTTCACCTTCAGCGATTTCCCGGCGATCCTGCCGCAGCTCGGCGACGCCGTGCCGGCGGATTTCGCCGCCGGCACCTACGGCACGCTGCCCGAGGCCGAGGCGGTGGCGGGCACCCGCGCCTATGCGCGGGCGTTCTTCGATCTGCATCTGAAGGGGCGGCCGACGCGTCTGTTCGAGACCGGCAGCCCGGCCTATCCGAACTTCCAGCCGGTGCCCTGA
- a CDS encoding M24 family metallopeptidase: MSVQIGGLTLDQARAQLAPWSQRAPAIDAGEHQQRIERARALMRAGGFDALLISAGASLRYFAGVPWGANERLVAMLLTLDGDPLLICPAFEAGSLSHVLKIPAQPRFWDEHEDPYALVAAALRERGARRLALDPGAAFAVYTGLRAAAPQLEFGDAAAIVDGCRGRKSPAELALMYQATAMTLHAHRLAAGLAEEGVTTTALRRFIDEAHRALGADNGSTFCIVQFGHATAYPHGIPGEQTLREGELVLIDTGCSVQGYHSDITRTYICGRASDDQRRIWDLEHTAQRAAFDAVRPGVSGEAVDDAARAVLERGGLGPDYRLPGLPHRTGHGCGMSVHESPYLVRGNRLGLEVGNCCSNEPMIVVPERFGVRLEDHFHVSEDGARWFTEPSPAIDRPFAD, encoded by the coding sequence ATGAGCGTGCAGATCGGCGGACTCACCCTGGATCAGGCGCGCGCGCAGCTGGCGCCGTGGTCGCAGCGCGCGCCGGCGATCGACGCCGGCGAGCACCAGCAGCGCATCGAGCGCGCCCGCGCGCTGATGCGCGCCGGCGGCTTCGATGCGCTGCTGATCTCCGCCGGCGCGTCGCTGCGCTACTTCGCCGGCGTGCCGTGGGGCGCGAACGAACGTTTGGTGGCGATGCTGCTGACCCTCGACGGCGATCCGCTGCTGATCTGCCCGGCGTTCGAGGCCGGCTCGCTTTCGCACGTGCTCAAGATTCCGGCGCAGCCGCGTTTCTGGGACGAGCACGAAGACCCGTATGCGCTGGTCGCCGCGGCGCTGCGCGAGCGCGGCGCACGCCGGCTGGCGCTGGATCCGGGCGCGGCGTTCGCGGTCTACACCGGCCTGCGCGCGGCCGCGCCGCAGCTGGAGTTCGGCGATGCCGCGGCGATCGTCGACGGCTGCCGCGGGCGCAAGTCGCCGGCCGAGCTGGCGCTGATGTACCAAGCCACGGCGATGACCCTGCACGCGCATCGCTTGGCCGCGGGCCTGGCCGAGGAAGGCGTCACCACAACCGCCTTGCGCCGTTTCATCGACGAAGCGCACCGCGCGCTCGGCGCCGACAACGGCTCGACCTTCTGCATCGTCCAGTTCGGCCATGCCACCGCGTACCCGCACGGCATTCCGGGCGAACAGACGCTGCGCGAAGGCGAACTGGTGCTGATCGACACCGGCTGTTCGGTGCAGGGCTATCACTCCGACATCACCCGCACTTACATCTGCGGCCGCGCCAGCGACGACCAGCGGCGCATCTGGGACCTGGAGCACACGGCCCAACGCGCGGCGTTCGACGCGGTGCGGCCCGGCGTCAGCGGCGAAGCGGTCGACGATGCGGCACGCGCGGTGCTCGAACGCGGCGGGCTGGGGCCGGATTACCGGCTGCCGGGCCTGCCGCACCGCACCGGCCACGGTTGCGGGATGAGCGTGCACGAATCGCCGTACCTGGTGCGCGGCAATCGCCTCGGCCTGGAGGTGGGCAACTGCTGCTCGAACGAACCGATGATCGTGGTGCCGGAACGCTTCGGCGTGCGGCTGGAGGATCATTTCCATGTCAGCGAGGACGGCGCGCGCTGGTTCACCGAGCCGTCGCCGGCGATCGATCGGCCGTTTGCGGATTGA
- a CDS encoding aldehyde dehydrogenase family protein, which yields MSAPEPAVREPVLIGGRWQPSLDAAGEFRAFDPTRAVEVGAAFPVSGARDAQAALASACAAADALAACAPARIAAFLEAYAAAIESDAEALVELAQRETALAAKPRLAEVELPRTTAQLRQAARAARERNWTQPIIDTAAGLRSHLAPLRKPVLIFGPNNFPFAFNAVAGSDFASAIAARNPVIAKVHPSHPGTSQRLAQLAHRALLDADLPAQSLQVLYQLDPALGLELAGDARLGALAFTGSRRAGLALKAAADAAGVPAYLELSSVNPVFLLEGALRERGEALAQEFFASCTLGVGQFCTNPGVVVVPRGEAGDRFVAAAAERFAAAPAGTMFSRGVLDHLHAGVAAWREAGAQLVAGGAAADGEGYKVRPALLSSDAAAFVADPRLQGEAFGPASLIVRVDGIDEALRVAAALEGNLTGTIYGGDAAGDDEDWRRLAGALRPRVGRLIDGRMPTGVAVSAAMNHGGPYPSTGHPGFTAVGMPSAIRRFAALHCYDHVRVDALPEELRDRNPGGLSRWIDGRWTLDDIGATA from the coding sequence ATGAGCGCGCCCGAACCGGCAGTGCGCGAGCCCGTCCTGATCGGCGGCCGTTGGCAGCCGTCGCTGGACGCGGCCGGCGAGTTCCGCGCCTTCGATCCGACCCGCGCGGTCGAAGTCGGCGCGGCGTTTCCGGTGTCGGGCGCGCGCGACGCGCAGGCCGCGCTGGCCTCGGCCTGCGCGGCCGCCGATGCGCTGGCCGCGTGCGCGCCGGCGCGCATCGCCGCGTTCCTGGAGGCCTACGCCGCGGCGATCGAAAGCGATGCCGAAGCCTTGGTCGAACTCGCACAGCGCGAAACCGCGCTGGCGGCGAAGCCGCGGCTGGCCGAGGTGGAGCTGCCGCGCACCACCGCGCAACTGCGTCAGGCCGCGCGCGCGGCGCGCGAGCGCAACTGGACCCAGCCGATCATCGACACCGCCGCCGGCCTGCGCTCGCATCTGGCGCCGCTGCGCAAACCGGTGCTGATCTTCGGCCCGAACAATTTTCCGTTCGCGTTCAACGCCGTGGCCGGCAGCGATTTCGCCTCGGCGATCGCCGCGCGCAATCCGGTCATCGCCAAGGTGCACCCCTCGCATCCCGGCACCAGCCAGCGGCTGGCGCAGCTGGCGCATCGCGCGCTGCTGGACGCGGACCTGCCGGCGCAGTCGCTGCAAGTGCTGTATCAACTCGACCCGGCCTTGGGCCTGGAACTGGCCGGAGACGCGCGCCTGGGCGCGCTGGCGTTCACCGGCAGCCGCCGCGCCGGGCTCGCGCTCAAGGCCGCGGCCGATGCCGCGGGCGTGCCTGCGTATCTGGAACTGTCGAGCGTCAATCCGGTGTTCCTGCTCGAAGGCGCGCTGCGCGAACGCGGCGAAGCGCTGGCGCAGGAGTTCTTCGCCTCGTGCACGCTCGGCGTCGGCCAGTTCTGCACCAACCCCGGCGTGGTGGTGGTGCCGCGCGGCGAGGCCGGCGACCGCTTCGTCGCCGCCGCGGCCGAACGCTTCGCCGCGGCGCCGGCGGGCACGATGTTTTCGCGCGGCGTGCTCGATCACCTGCACGCCGGCGTCGCCGCGTGGCGCGAGGCCGGCGCGCAGCTCGTCGCCGGCGGCGCTGCCGCGGACGGCGAGGGCTACAAGGTACGCCCGGCGTTGCTGAGCAGCGACGCAGCGGCGTTCGTCGCCGATCCGCGCCTGCAAGGCGAGGCCTTCGGCCCGGCCAGCCTGATCGTGCGCGTGGACGGCATCGACGAGGCCTTGCGCGTCGCCGCGGCGCTGGAAGGCAATCTGACCGGCACCATCTACGGCGGCGACGCAGCCGGCGACGACGAAGACTGGCGCCGCCTCGCCGGCGCGCTGCGTCCGCGCGTGGGCCGGCTGATCGACGGCCGCATGCCGACCGGCGTGGCGGTCAGCGCGGCGATGAATCACGGCGGCCCGTATCCGAGCACCGGCCATCCGGGGTTCACCGCGGTCGGCATGCCGAGCGCGATCCGCCGATTCGCCGCGCTGCATTGCTACGATCACGTCCGCGTCGACGCGCTGCCGGAGGAATTGCGCGACCGCAACCCCGGCGGGCTGTCGCGTTGGATCGACGGGCGCTGGACCTTGGACGACATCGGAGCGACGGCATGA
- a CDS encoding dihydrodipicolinate synthase family protein, translating to MSTASIWRGVIPAITTPFHADGSIDHDFLARHARELIDAGCTGIVPLGSLGEAATLSFDDKLAILRTLTQALAGRAPVIPGIAALSTDEAVRLAQEAQKIGCAGLMVLPPYVYSTDWREMKAHVAAVIGATSLPCMIYNNPVAYKTDFSPEQIAELAGEFANVQAVKESSADVRRFAALRALLGERLELLVGMDDAIVEGVAMGATGWIAGLVNAYPKESVRLFELARDGGAPAAAALYAWFLPLLRLDTVPKFVQLIKLVQAQVGLGAEHVRAPRLALTGAEREAALAVIQRAQAQRPEL from the coding sequence ATGAGCACTGCATCCATCTGGCGCGGCGTCATTCCCGCCATCACCACGCCGTTCCACGCCGACGGTTCGATCGATCACGACTTCCTCGCCCGCCACGCGCGCGAGCTGATCGACGCCGGCTGCACCGGCATCGTCCCGCTGGGCTCGCTCGGCGAGGCGGCGACGCTGAGCTTCGACGACAAGCTGGCGATCCTGCGCACGCTGACCCAGGCCCTGGCCGGCCGCGCGCCGGTGATCCCGGGCATCGCCGCGCTGTCGACCGACGAAGCCGTGCGGCTGGCGCAAGAAGCGCAGAAGATCGGCTGCGCCGGCCTGATGGTGCTGCCGCCGTACGTGTATTCCACCGACTGGCGCGAAATGAAGGCGCACGTCGCCGCGGTGATCGGCGCGACCTCGCTGCCGTGCATGATCTACAACAACCCGGTCGCGTACAAAACCGACTTCTCGCCCGAACAGATCGCCGAACTGGCCGGCGAATTCGCCAACGTGCAGGCGGTCAAGGAATCCTCGGCCGACGTGCGCCGCTTCGCCGCGCTGCGCGCTTTGCTCGGCGAGCGCCTGGAGCTGCTGGTCGGCATGGACGATGCGATCGTCGAAGGCGTGGCGATGGGCGCGACCGGTTGGATCGCCGGTCTGGTCAACGCCTATCCGAAGGAATCGGTGCGCCTGTTCGAACTCGCCCGCGACGGCGGCGCGCCGGCGGCGGCGGCGCTGTATGCGTGGTTCCTGCCGTTGCTGCGGCTCGACACCGTGCCCAAGTTCGTGCAGCTGATCAAGCTGGTGCAGGCGCAGGTCGGCCTCGGCGCCGAGCACGTGCGCGCGCCGCGGCTGGCGCTGACCGGCGCCGAGCGCGAGGCGGCGCTGGCGGTGATCCAGCGCGCCCAGGCGCAGCGTCCGGAGCTTTGA